The following is a genomic window from Solidesulfovibrio sp..
ATGCGATAGAACAGCAAGGCGTCGGGGTGTTCCCCCTTGGCGCGCAGGTACTGCTCCAGCATGGGGGTCATCTTGATTTCCCCCACGACGGAATCGCGACGACGGGCCTAGGCGTCGGCTTTCTTGTCCGTCGAGGCGCCCGCGTCGGCGGCGGCGGCCACGGTCGCCGCCCCGGCGGCGGCGTAGCTCGGGGTCACGAGGGGCGCGGCCACCGTGGACTTCTTCTGGCTGGCCAGCTGCTTTTCCATGGCGTTGACCTTGTTTTGCAGGCTGCGCACGCTGGTGGCCAAGCGGACCTTCTCGGCCAGGAAGTACAGGGTGCAAAACAGGCCGCCGGCCACGAAGGCAATCAGGAGCACCACGTAAAAGGGCACGGCCGGGCTTTGCACCATGAAGCCGAAGGCACCGAGCTTGAGCAGCAGGGGCGTTTCCAGGATAGCGGTGTTCTGCACGAAAAAGAGCATGCAAACGAAGAAGAACACCAGCAGGAAGAGCACTTTGATCACGCGCATGGAGGCCTCCTTGTCACGACGTAACGGTTGCGAGGTAATCCGTAAACAACGGGAAAAGCCGATCGTAGGTGGAAAGCAGCAACTGCGGGACCACCCGCGTCTCTCCGAAAACGGCCATGAACGAGGCGTCGCCGTTCCAGCGCGGCACCATCTGGAAATGCAGGTGGGCGGCGATGCCGGCCCCGGCCGCCTCGCCGAGGTTGAGGCCGATGTTGATCCCTTGCGGGCGCATGGCTTCCTGCATGGCCTTGGTGCAGTAGGTCAGCCCCCTGGTCAGTTCCAGCGCTTCCTCCGGGGTCAACTCCGTCAGGCAACTGGCATGGCGAAAGGGTGTGACCATCAAGTGCCCGGAATTGTACGGAAACTTGTTCATGATCACGAAGGTGTGCCGCCCCCTGGCCAGAACCAGCCGCTGCCGGTCGCCGTCCGTGTCCTTGGGCAGGCAGAACACGCAGGCATCGGGCTTCGGCCCGAGTATGTAGTCCATGCGCCAGGGCGCCCACAACACATCCATGCGAAAAAAACTCCGAAAGATTAGGCATCGCCCAGAAGCGCCGCGACCAGGGCCACGGCCTCCTCGGGTCCCCGGGCCGGGCGTACCCCGTCCAGGGCGCCGTAAGGCCCCAGGGCCACGACGGGCTTGCCGAGCTTGAGCGCCAGCCCGATTTCCGACAGGGTGCCGGCCCCGCCGGCCACGGCGATGACCGCCTGGCCGTTTTTCACCACCAAGACGTTGCGCGCGATGCCAAGGCCCGTCACCACCGGCACGTCGACGAAGGGGTTGGCCTCGTCGGGGTCGTCGCCGGCCAGGATGCCGATGGTCCGGCCGCCGGCTTCCCTGGCCCCCTGGCAGGCCCCGGCCATGACGCCGCCGCGTCCGCCGCACACGATTTCATAGCCCCGCCCGGCGGCCAGGGCGCCCACCGCCCGAGCCGTCGCGTAGACGAGGTCGTCGCAGGCTCCCGCGCCGATGACCGCAATCCGCCTGGGCCGTGCCGTTTGCATGTCCGCTCATCCCTACACGCGTCTTTCTCCAAGAGCAAGGGAGCCTTAGCCAAAAGGCGGAAGGTTGCCGGGCCGGGGCTTGAGTCCAACCGGCCGCCGGGCTATCCTAGCCCGCCATGTTTCCCTTTGTCACACAAAATTATCCCACTTCCCCGGGCGTTTACCTCATGAAGGGGCCGCGGGGGAAAATCCTCTACGTCGGCAAGGCCAAAAACCTGCGGGCCAGGCTCTCGTCCTATTTTCGCGGCGACGCCGGCCTGTCCGTCAAGACCGCCGCGCTGGTGGCCAAGGTCGCGGCCGTGGAAGTGCTGTTGACCGCCTCGGAAAAGGAGGCCCTGCTCCTCGAGGCCAGCCTGATCAAGAAGCACCGGCCGCGCTACAACATCGTCCTGAAAGACGACAAGAACTACATCCTCTTCAAGCTCGACAAGCGCTCGCCCTTTCCGCGCCTGGCCTTCACCCGGCGGGTCGCGCGCGACGGCGCGGCCTATTTCGGCCCCTTCACCTCGGCCGCCGCCGCCCGGGCCACCTGGAAGGAGCTGGGCCGGGTGTTTCCCCTGCGCAAGTGCGGCGACCGGGCCCTGGCCAACCGGGTGCGGCCGTGTTTGTACCATTTCATCGGCCAGTGCCTGGCCCCGTGTGTGAAGGCCGTGGACCCGGACGACTACGCCGCCCTGGTGCGCCGGGTGGAGGCTTTTTTGACCGGCCGGTCGGCCGAGGTCATCAAAACCGTGCAAAAGGACATGGAAGCGGCGGCCGAGGCCCTGGAATTCGAGAAGGCGGCCGGGCTGCGCGACCTGCTTACGGCCATGCGCCGCACGGTGGAAGGGCAGGCCACGGTGCTCACCCGCCTAGTGGACCTGGACGTGGTGGGTTTTGCGGCCACGGACCACGGCGTCGGGCTTTGCATTCTCTTCGTGCGCCAGGGCCGGCTGCTCGACCGCAAGACCTTCTTTTTCCCGGGTGTCGACGCCGAGGAGGCGCTTTCGGCCGCCGGCAGCGCCCTGGTCCAGTTCTACCGGCCCGAGAGTTTCATTCCGCCGCGCGTGGTCGTGCCCGAGTCCCTGGCGCCGGTGGCGGCCCTTGCCGCATCCCGCGAAGGCGTCGGCGCGGGGGGGGGCGGCCCGTCGGGCGGGCCGGTGACGGACGAAGCGGCGGCCGGCGAACGGGCGGCCGACGCCCGGGCCCTGGCCGAGATCCTGGAGGAGCGCCGGGGCGGTGCCGTGCGCCTGGGGCCGCCGCGCGGGCGCGAGGAGCGCAAGCTCCTGGAAATGGCGGCGGTCAACGCCCGGCGGGCCGCCGAGGAGGCGGTCAAGGCGGCCGAGCGCGACGTCCTGCCGTCGCTTGCCGCCGCGTTCGGCCTGGCCGGCCTGTCGCGCATCGAGGCCGTGGACGTCTCCCACCTGGGCGGCCGCGGCGTGCGGGTGGGGCTGGTCGTCTTCGAGGACGGCGCGCCCAGAAAACGCGACTACCGGGCCTACGCCTTCCCGGAATTGGAGGGCACCTCCGACGACTATCTGGCCCTGGCGTCCTTTGCCGCCAGGCGCGCCGCCGCCGGCCCGCCCTGGCCGGACCTGCTGCTCGTCGACGGCGGCAAGGGCCAGCTCGAGGCCGTTGCCCGGGCGCTGGGCGAGGCCGGGGCGGGCGGGGCCTTCGCCCTGGCCGCCATTGCCAAGGGCGACACGCGTTCCCAAAACGAGATGCACGACGTCATCTACGTGCCCGGGCGCAAAAATCCCCTGTCGCTGCGGCCGGGGTCGCCGGAACTGCTTTTTTTGCAGCGCGTGCGCGACGCGGTCCACGATTTTTCCGTGGGCCGCCAGCGGGCCGCCCGCAACAAGGCGGGGCTGTCGAGCGACGTGCTGGCCCTGCCGGGCGTGGGCCCCAAGACCGCGAAAATACTCTGGGAAGCCTTCGGGTCGGTGGCGGCCATGAAGGCGGCCGGGGTCGAGGCCATTGCCGCCCGAACGGGCCTTGGCCCCAAACGGGCCGCGACCGTGGCCGAGGCCTTGTCGACGTTGCCCGGTTGATATCCGGGACATCTTGGGGCATTCTGTCCCATCCCCTCACCTGGAGACCCCATGCCCCCTTTGCAGGAATTCCTGGCCCTGGCCGGAGCCATCGCGCCGGAACACCGCTACCGCACCGTGTACGACACGGATTTTTCCGTCCTCGTGCCGGGCAAGGAGCCCATCGACGCCGACACCCTGGCATCGTTCGCCCGCATCGGCTTTGCCGGCCGCACGGTGGTCGACCTCGGCTGCAATTTCGGCTTTTTCACCTTCCAGGCCAGTCGGCTGGGCGCGGCCAGCGTCCTTGGCGTGGACCGCGAATCCCGCGTGCTCGAAGGCTGCGAATTGCTCAAGCGGCACTTTAACATCGCCGGCGTCACCTTCGAGCGCCACGACCTCGACGACGGGCAAAGCCCGCTGCTGTCCCGGCGTTTCGACATCGCCATGCTGGTGGAATTTATCGGCAAGACCTTCGTGGTCGAGAACCGGGTGGCCCCGGCCCTGGCCTTTCTGGAGCGACTGTCGCAACGGGAGCTCGTCGTCTCGGTCCAGAAGATCTACTGGATCCGCAAGGAGCTTCGCACCACGCCGCAACGCCTCAAGGCGCTCTATCCGGCGCGCTACGTTTCGGGGGGGGATTTCCTGCTGCTCGAGTACGTGCGGGATTTTTTCGCCCCGCGCTGGCGCATGGAGGCCCTGTCGCCCATGGGCGAGGGCTACGAGAAACCGCGCAAGTTCCTGCGCTTCACACCCGCCTGAGCCATGGCCGATGGGACCGTGCGCGCCGACATCCGGCCGGGGATGCACGTGGCCATCGTGCTCAAAAAGGACCAGCGCAGCGGGGCGCTCACCCAGGGCGTGGTCAAGGACATCCTGACCAAGGCGCCGTTCCACTCGCGGGGCATCAAGGTGCGCCTGACCGACGGCCGCATCGGCCGGGTGCGGGAGATCGTCGGCCAGGGGCCGTGACGCGTCCCGGCCGGGCGCCGGGCTACTCGGCCTTCCACAGGGTCTGCACCGGGGTGAAATAGGCGTCCAGCGCCGGGCTCACTTCCACGGTGACCTCCTCCGCGCCCCGCGCCAGGCGGATGTTGGCCTCCGGGGCCAGCCCGGCCTCCCGGGCGATGCCGGTCCAGCGTTCCACCTCGGCCGTCACCAACTCCTCGAACACCGGCTCGGGCCGGCAGGGCCGGCAGAAGCTCGATACCGTCACCCAGGCGTTTCGCTCCTCGGATTGGCTCATCTCCGTACCTCCTTGTTTCCCGGCAGTGGCCGGCGTGTTGTTCGTGCGGCCGGGCTTCAACGCGGCTCCTGGTCGCCGGTCAGGCAGGCCATGGCGAA
Proteins encoded in this region:
- a CDS encoding LapA family protein, coding for MRVIKVLFLLVFFFVCMLFFVQNTAILETPLLLKLGAFGFMVQSPAVPFYVVLLIAFVAGGLFCTLYFLAEKVRLATSVRSLQNKVNAMEKQLASQKKSTVAAPLVTPSYAAAGAATVAAAADAGASTDKKADA
- a CDS encoding HIT domain-containing protein, encoding MDVLWAPWRMDYILGPKPDACVFCLPKDTDGDRQRLVLARGRHTFVIMNKFPYNSGHLMVTPFRHASCLTELTPEEALELTRGLTYCTKAMQEAMRPQGINIGLNLGEAAGAGIAAHLHFQMVPRWNGDASFMAVFGETRVVPQLLLSTYDRLFPLFTDYLATVTS
- a CDS encoding TIGR00725 family protein, whose amino-acid sequence is MQTARPRRIAVIGAGACDDLVYATARAVGALAAGRGYEIVCGGRGGVMAGACQGAREAGGRTIGILAGDDPDEANPFVDVPVVTGLGIARNVLVVKNGQAVIAVAGGAGTLSEIGLALKLGKPVVALGPYGALDGVRPARGPEEAVALVAALLGDA
- the uvrC gene encoding excinuclease ABC subunit UvrC — encoded protein: MFPFVTQNYPTSPGVYLMKGPRGKILYVGKAKNLRARLSSYFRGDAGLSVKTAALVAKVAAVEVLLTASEKEALLLEASLIKKHRPRYNIVLKDDKNYILFKLDKRSPFPRLAFTRRVARDGAAYFGPFTSAAAARATWKELGRVFPLRKCGDRALANRVRPCLYHFIGQCLAPCVKAVDPDDYAALVRRVEAFLTGRSAEVIKTVQKDMEAAAEALEFEKAAGLRDLLTAMRRTVEGQATVLTRLVDLDVVGFAATDHGVGLCILFVRQGRLLDRKTFFFPGVDAEEALSAAGSALVQFYRPESFIPPRVVVPESLAPVAALAASREGVGAGGGGPSGGPVTDEAAAGERAADARALAEILEERRGGAVRLGPPRGREERKLLEMAAVNARRAAEEAVKAAERDVLPSLAAAFGLAGLSRIEAVDVSHLGGRGVRVGLVVFEDGAPRKRDYRAYAFPELEGTSDDYLALASFAARRAAAGPPWPDLLLVDGGKGQLEAVARALGEAGAGGAFALAAIAKGDTRSQNEMHDVIYVPGRKNPLSLRPGSPELLFLQRVRDAVHDFSVGRQRAARNKAGLSSDVLALPGVGPKTAKILWEAFGSVAAMKAAGVEAIAARTGLGPKRAATVAEALSTLPG
- a CDS encoding methyltransferase domain-containing protein; translated protein: MPPLQEFLALAGAIAPEHRYRTVYDTDFSVLVPGKEPIDADTLASFARIGFAGRTVVDLGCNFGFFTFQASRLGAASVLGVDRESRVLEGCELLKRHFNIAGVTFERHDLDDGQSPLLSRRFDIAMLVEFIGKTFVVENRVAPALAFLERLSQRELVVSVQKIYWIRKELRTTPQRLKALYPARYVSGGDFLLLEYVRDFFAPRWRMEALSPMGEGYEKPRKFLRFTPA
- a CDS encoding YwbE family protein; amino-acid sequence: MADGTVRADIRPGMHVAIVLKKDQRSGALTQGVVKDILTKAPFHSRGIKVRLTDGRIGRVREIVGQGP